The Calypte anna isolate BGI_N300 chromosome 2, bCalAnn1_v1.p, whole genome shotgun sequence genome includes a window with the following:
- the FAM221A gene encoding protein FAM221A, which translates to MERLQADAASLDEYLEYRRIVGDDDGGKLFTPEEYEEYKRKVLPIRLQNRLYVSWRSPTGMDCKLVGPETLCFCTHRYKQHKTDYEVIPEERPIPVPCRVSRCPCQSYHYVPLNGTQPIRCRCKHFADQHSAAPGFSCNSCSKCSGFHSCFTCGCGQPTYAHETVVETKQERLAQGKPVGQDVPYAAMGGLTGFSSLAEGYMRLDDSGIGPPPAELLESSVTSMDHPFLKALQGPSGSTQAISQMAGSSSATGEASHGKPSEADDMAYFEKRYQERLKKEKAAKQKEKSPKSSKNP; encoded by the exons ATGGAGCGGCTGCAGGCTGACGCGGCGTCCCTGGACGAATACTTGGAGTATCGACG AATTGTAGGTGATGATGATGGAGGAAAGCTCTTTACCCCTGAGGAGTATGAAGAGTACAAAAGAAAAGTATTGCCAATTCGGTTGCAGAACAGGTTGTATGTGAGCTGGAGATCACCAACTGGCATGGACTGTAAGCTTGTGGGACCTGAGACCCTGTGCTTCTGTACTCACCG GTataaacaacacaaaacagaCTATGAAGTGATTCCTGAAGAGCGTCCTATTCCTGTGCCTTGCAGAGTGAGCCGTTGTCCGTGCCAGTCCTATCACTATGTCCCTTTAAATGGCACACAGCCCATCCGCTGTAGGTGCAAACACTTTGCTGATCAGCACAGTGCAGCACCTGGATTTTCATGTAACTCTT GTTCCAAGTGTTCGGGCTTTCATAGCTGCTTTACCTGTGGATGTGGTCAGCCAACATACGCTCACGAAACAGTtgtggaaacaaaacaagagcGCTTGGCCCAAGGAAAGCCTGTGGGGCAGGATGTTCCTTATGCTGCTATGGGAGGACTGACTGGTTTTAGCTCATTAGCAGAAGGCTACATGAGACTTGATGACAGTGGAATAG GGCCTCCTCCTGCTGAACTTTTAGAGTCCTCTGTTACCAGCATGGATCATCCATTTCTAAAAGCTTTACAGGGACCTTCTGGTTCTACTCAAGCCATCTCACAGATGGCAG gtaGTTCTAGTGCCACAGGTGAAGCTTCTCATGGAAAGCCTTCAGAAGCTGATGACATGGCTTACTTTGAAAAACGTTATCAAGAACGG ctgaaaaaggagaaggctgctaagcagaaagagaaaagcccAAAGTCATCAAAGAACCCATGA